The proteins below are encoded in one region of Equus przewalskii isolate Varuska chromosome 1, EquPr2, whole genome shotgun sequence:
- the DYDC2 gene encoding LOW QUALITY PROTEIN: DPY30 domain-containing protein 2 (The sequence of the model RefSeq protein was modified relative to this genomic sequence to represent the inferred CDS: substituted 1 base at 1 genomic stop codon), protein METNYLKRCLGDCLAQALAEVAKVRPSDPIEYLAHWLYHYRKTAKAREEERQEEIQLKAECGNSLRETEVTEMLTQEECQIPQRGEKCHRSLISVASPTKKTVFLQESTKPLAKEALKQASLPGASRVVPGEPQQTSEPSGXTDWNVQTPRETNYEAFEDEVAP, encoded by the exons ATGGAAACCAACTACCTGAAGAGGTGCCTCGGAGACTGCCTGGCCCAGGCACTTGCCGAGGTGGCAAAGGTTCGGCCCAGCGACCCCATAGAGTACCTGGCACACTGGCTTTATCATTACAGGAAAACCGCTAAGGCCAGAGAAGAG gagaggcaggaggagatcCAGCTGAAGGCAGAATGTGGTAATAGCCTCAGAGAAACAGAAGTAACGGAAATGCTAACGCAAGAAGAGTGTCAGATTCCACAGAGGGGTGAAAAGT GTCACAGG TCCCTGATTTCTGTGGCTAGTCCCACAAAGAAGACCGTCTTCCTGCAGGAGAGCACAAAGCCCCTTGCGAAGGAGGCCTTGAAGCAGGCATCCCTGCCGGGCGCTTCCAGGGTGGTTCCGGGAGAGCCTCAGCAGACTTCAGAGCCATCTGGCTAGACTGACTGGAACGTCCAAACTCCACGAGAGACAAATTACGAGGCTTTTGAGGATGAAGTTGCTCCCTAA